From Ipomoea triloba cultivar NCNSP0323 chromosome 5, ASM357664v1, the proteins below share one genomic window:
- the LOC116018945 gene encoding uncharacterized protein LOC116018945 isoform X2, whose translation MGFEGFSFGESPGAAMRNCTHKRSKSFPDSVKTGHDSFGCSLEASPELKLDMEHSDDCFESKKKQSSTAEVQSSLTQEIMQLEKRLQSQVAVRCALEKALGYRSTCQKTADEISIPKPATELIREIAVLEFEVGHLEQYLLSLYRKAFDQQTSTSSPFRIDDKLKSVVSTPRRRLDFSDSDVILKSEKSAAELDEQPVSGVHKENNGVAEDKLLGSAVHRSHSSLPQHSALPNRTSPLQETPGKAVRACHSQPISMMENTSSNIISLAEHLGTRISDHVPVSPNKLSEDMIKCMCTIYSKLADPPKTTQGLSSPTSSLSSISAFSPKDQCETWSPGFRNDSSFDVRLDNPFHVEGLKEFSGPYSSMIEVQCIYRDNQKLSDIEPSLQNFKSLISRLEEMDPRKLTHEEKLAFWINVHNALVMHAFLAYGVPQNSVKRAFLLLKAAYNVGGHIVSADVIQNSILGCRMPRPAQWVRLLLSSKGKFKAGDERQAYVIERPEPLVHFALCSGNHSDPAVRVYTPKRILQEMEAAKEEYIRATFGVRKDHKILLPKIVESFAKHSGLCPGAVMEMLEQSLPDSLKKSLKKCQQGKARKSIEWVPHCSSFRYLILKELVE comes from the exons ATGGGGTTTGAAGGGTTTAGCTTCGGTGAATCTCCTGGGGCCGCTATGAGAAACTGTACACACAAGCGTTCTAAGAG CTTTCCGGATAGCGTAAAAACTGGACATGATAGTTTTGGTTGTTCCCTTGAGGCTTCCCCTGAATTGAAGTTG GATATGGAGCACTCAGATGATTGCTTCGAGAGCAAGAAGAAACAATCATCTACTGCCGAGGTCCAAAGTTCATTAACGCAAGAG ATAATGCAACTTGAGAAACGATTGCAGAGCCAAGTTGCTGTCCGATGTGCTCTAGAGAAAGCGTTAGGGTATAGGTCTACATGCCAGAAGACCGCAGATGAAATCTCAATACCTAAG CCTGCCACAGAACTGATTCGAGAAATAGCTGTACTAGAGTTCGAAGTTGGGCATTTAGAACAGTACCTCCTTTCACTATACCGAAAAGCATTTGATCAGCAAACCTCAACCTCATCACCTTTCAGAATTGACGACAAACTAAAATCCGTAGTAAGCACGCCAAGAAGAAGGCTAGACTTTTCAGATTCAGATGTAATATTGAAGAGTGAGAAGTCGGCAGCTGAACTTGATGAACAGCCAGTGTCGGGTGTACATAAAGAAAACAATGGCGTTGCTGAAGACAAACTTTTAGGTTCTGCTGTTCATCGGAGTCATTCCTCGCTACCTCAACATTCGGCTTTGCCAAACAGAACTTCCCCACTGCAAGAGACACCGGGCAAAGCTGTGCGTGCTTGCCATTCTCAACCAATATCTATGATGGAG AATACTTCTTCAAATATAATCAGCTTGGCGGAGCATCTTGGCACCCGTATCTCTGATCACGTTCCAGTGTCACCGAACAAGCTGTCCGAGGACATGATAAAGTGCATGTGCACTATATATTCCAAGCTTGCCGATCCACCAAAGACAACTCAAGGCCTTTCATCTCCAACCTCGTCTTTGTCATCAATAAGTGCATTTTCGCCAAAAGATCAATGTGAGACATGGAGTCCCGGATTTAGAAATGACTCGTCTTTCGATGTCCGATTGGATAATCCTTTCCATGTTGAAGGGCTGAAGGAGTTCAGCGGACCTTACAGCTCGATGATTGAAGTACAATGTATATACAGAGATAATCAGAAACTCAGTGATATCGAGCCCTCATTGCAGAATTTCAA GTCACTTATTTCTCGGTTAGAAGAAATGGATCCTCGAAAGTTGACCCATGAGGAGAAACTAGCATTCTGGATTAACGTGCACAATGCGTTGGTGATGCAT GCGTTTTTGGCATATGGAGTTCCACAGAACAGCGTGAAGAGGGCCTTCCTTCTCTTGAAG GCTGCCTATAATGTCGGGGGGCACATAGTAAGTGCAGACGTTATACAGAACTCTATTCTGGGATGTCGAATGCCTCGACCTGCACAG TGGGTTCGCTTGCTACTTTCTTCCAAGGGTAAATTTAAGGCGGGGGATGAACGACAAGCATATGTGATTGAACGTCCCGAGCCACTCGTGCATTTTGCACTGTGTTCTGGCAACCATTCAGATCCCGCG GTCAGAGTATACACACCAAAAAGAATACTTCAAGAAATGGAAGCAGCAAAAGAAGAGTATATAAGAGCCACCTTTGGTGTGAGGAAGGATCACAAGATCCTTCTACCCAAGATCGTCGAGTCATTCGCCAAGCACTCAGGCCTGTGCCCCGGGGCTGTAATGGAAATGCTCGAGCAGTCTTTGCCCGATTCCCTGAAGAAGAGCCTCAAGAAATGCCAGCAAGGAAAGGCACGCAAGAGCATCGAATGGGTTCCCCACTGTTCCAGTTTCCGATATCTCATACTGAAGGAACTGGTGGAGTAA
- the LOC116018945 gene encoding uncharacterized protein LOC116018945 isoform X1, translating to MGFEGFSFGESPGAAMRNCTHKRSKSFPDSVKTGHDSFGCSLEASPELKLDMEHSDDCFESKKKQSSTAEVQSSLTQEIMQLEKRLQSQVAVRCALEKALGYRSTCQKTADEISIPKPATELIREIAVLEFEVGHLEQYLLSLYRKAFDQQTSTSSPFRIDDKLKSVVSTPRRRLDFSDSDVILKSEKSAAELDEQPVSGVHKENNGVAEDKLLGSAVHRSHSSLPQHSALPNRTSPLQETPGKAVRACHSQPISMMEYAQNTSSNIISLAEHLGTRISDHVPVSPNKLSEDMIKCMCTIYSKLADPPKTTQGLSSPTSSLSSISAFSPKDQCETWSPGFRNDSSFDVRLDNPFHVEGLKEFSGPYSSMIEVQCIYRDNQKLSDIEPSLQNFKSLISRLEEMDPRKLTHEEKLAFWINVHNALVMHAFLAYGVPQNSVKRAFLLLKAAYNVGGHIVSADVIQNSILGCRMPRPAQWVRLLLSSKGKFKAGDERQAYVIERPEPLVHFALCSGNHSDPAVRVYTPKRILQEMEAAKEEYIRATFGVRKDHKILLPKIVESFAKHSGLCPGAVMEMLEQSLPDSLKKSLKKCQQGKARKSIEWVPHCSSFRYLILKELVE from the exons ATGGGGTTTGAAGGGTTTAGCTTCGGTGAATCTCCTGGGGCCGCTATGAGAAACTGTACACACAAGCGTTCTAAGAG CTTTCCGGATAGCGTAAAAACTGGACATGATAGTTTTGGTTGTTCCCTTGAGGCTTCCCCTGAATTGAAGTTG GATATGGAGCACTCAGATGATTGCTTCGAGAGCAAGAAGAAACAATCATCTACTGCCGAGGTCCAAAGTTCATTAACGCAAGAG ATAATGCAACTTGAGAAACGATTGCAGAGCCAAGTTGCTGTCCGATGTGCTCTAGAGAAAGCGTTAGGGTATAGGTCTACATGCCAGAAGACCGCAGATGAAATCTCAATACCTAAG CCTGCCACAGAACTGATTCGAGAAATAGCTGTACTAGAGTTCGAAGTTGGGCATTTAGAACAGTACCTCCTTTCACTATACCGAAAAGCATTTGATCAGCAAACCTCAACCTCATCACCTTTCAGAATTGACGACAAACTAAAATCCGTAGTAAGCACGCCAAGAAGAAGGCTAGACTTTTCAGATTCAGATGTAATATTGAAGAGTGAGAAGTCGGCAGCTGAACTTGATGAACAGCCAGTGTCGGGTGTACATAAAGAAAACAATGGCGTTGCTGAAGACAAACTTTTAGGTTCTGCTGTTCATCGGAGTCATTCCTCGCTACCTCAACATTCGGCTTTGCCAAACAGAACTTCCCCACTGCAAGAGACACCGGGCAAAGCTGTGCGTGCTTGCCATTCTCAACCAATATCTATGATGGAG TATGCGCAGAATACTTCTTCAAATATAATCAGCTTGGCGGAGCATCTTGGCACCCGTATCTCTGATCACGTTCCAGTGTCACCGAACAAGCTGTCCGAGGACATGATAAAGTGCATGTGCACTATATATTCCAAGCTTGCCGATCCACCAAAGACAACTCAAGGCCTTTCATCTCCAACCTCGTCTTTGTCATCAATAAGTGCATTTTCGCCAAAAGATCAATGTGAGACATGGAGTCCCGGATTTAGAAATGACTCGTCTTTCGATGTCCGATTGGATAATCCTTTCCATGTTGAAGGGCTGAAGGAGTTCAGCGGACCTTACAGCTCGATGATTGAAGTACAATGTATATACAGAGATAATCAGAAACTCAGTGATATCGAGCCCTCATTGCAGAATTTCAA GTCACTTATTTCTCGGTTAGAAGAAATGGATCCTCGAAAGTTGACCCATGAGGAGAAACTAGCATTCTGGATTAACGTGCACAATGCGTTGGTGATGCAT GCGTTTTTGGCATATGGAGTTCCACAGAACAGCGTGAAGAGGGCCTTCCTTCTCTTGAAG GCTGCCTATAATGTCGGGGGGCACATAGTAAGTGCAGACGTTATACAGAACTCTATTCTGGGATGTCGAATGCCTCGACCTGCACAG TGGGTTCGCTTGCTACTTTCTTCCAAGGGTAAATTTAAGGCGGGGGATGAACGACAAGCATATGTGATTGAACGTCCCGAGCCACTCGTGCATTTTGCACTGTGTTCTGGCAACCATTCAGATCCCGCG GTCAGAGTATACACACCAAAAAGAATACTTCAAGAAATGGAAGCAGCAAAAGAAGAGTATATAAGAGCCACCTTTGGTGTGAGGAAGGATCACAAGATCCTTCTACCCAAGATCGTCGAGTCATTCGCCAAGCACTCAGGCCTGTGCCCCGGGGCTGTAATGGAAATGCTCGAGCAGTCTTTGCCCGATTCCCTGAAGAAGAGCCTCAAGAAATGCCAGCAAGGAAAGGCACGCAAGAGCATCGAATGGGTTCCCCACTGTTCCAGTTTCCGATATCTCATACTGAAGGAACTGGTGGAGTAA
- the LOC116019887 gene encoding oxygen-evolving enhancer protein 1, chloroplastic-like, with the protein MAASLQTAATLMQPSKVGVSPRIGRSYQAVGKAFGVDPSPARITCSLQSEIKDMAHKFSDAAKLAGFALATSALLVSGANAEGVPKRLTFDEIQSKTYMEVKGSGTANQCPTIEGGVDKFAFKPGKYSAKKFCLEPTSFTVKAESVSKNAPPEFQNTKLMTRLTYTLDEIEGPFEVSSDGSVKFEEKDGIDYAAVTVQLPGGERVPFLFTIKQLVATGKPESFSGEFLVPSYRGSSFLDPKGRGGSTGYDNAVALPAGGRGDEEELAKENIKNAASSTGKITFSVTGSKPETGEVIGVFESIQPSDTDLGAKAPKDVKIQGIWYAQLE; encoded by the exons ATGGCAGCCTCACTACAAACAGCTGCAACCTTGATGCAGCCGAGCAAGGTCGGCGTCAGCCCCAGAATCGGCCGCTCTTACCAAGCCGTCGGCAAGGCTTTCGGCGTCGACCCATCTCCGGCCAGGATCACTTGCTCTCTCCAATCTGAGATTAAAGACATGGCTCACAAGTTCTCCGACGCTGCCAAACTCGCCGGTTTCGCCCTTGCCACTTCCGCCCTCCTTGTCtcg GGAGCGAATGCCGAAGGAGTTCCGAAGCGTTTAACCTTCGATGAGATCCAAAGCAAGACATATATGGAGGTGAAGGGGAGCGGCACTGCTAACCAGTGTCCCACCATTGAAGGAGGCGTGGACAAGTTCGCATTCAAGCCAGGCAAGTACAGCGCCAAGAAGTTCTGCCTGGAGCCAACCTCGTTCACAGTGAAGGCCGAGAGCGTGAGCAAGAACGCGCCGCCGGAATTCCAGAACACCAAGCTCATGACGCGCTTGACCTACACGCTCGACGAAATCGAGGGCCCCTTCGAGGTTTCCTCCGACGGCAGCGTCAAATTCGAGGAGAAAGACGGCATAGACTACGCCGCCGTCACCGTCCAGCTCCCCGGCGGCGAGCGCGTGCCCTTCCTCTTCACAATCAAACAGCTCGTCGCCACCGGAAAACCGGAGAGCTTCAGCGGCGAATTTCTAGTGCCGTCGTACAGGGGATCCTCTTTCCTTGACCCAAAGGGCAGAGGCGGATCCACCGGCTACGACAACGCCGTCGCTTTGCCCGCCGGCGGGAGAGGCGACGAGGAGGAACTGGCGAAAGAGAACATCAAGAACGCCGCATCTTCAACCGGGAAAATCACGTTCAGTGTCACCGGGAGCAAGCCGGAGACCGGAGAAGTGATCGGAGTTTTCGAGAGCATTCAGCCTTCTGATACGGATTTAGGAGCAAAAGCTCCCAAAGATGTGAAGATCCAAGGAATCTGGTATGCCCAGCTCGAGTAA
- the LOC116019946 gene encoding BTB/POZ domain-containing protein At5g66560: MDSEKPTSKGQAWFCTTGLPSDVIIEADDMTFHLHKFPLMSKSRKLHELITEQETKPSGARVQKPDGDGDGDGEIEEEGVEDEGVEEEELQCHISLPNFPGGSETFEAAAKFCYGVKIDLSASNVAPLRCAGEYLEMTEEYSEENLISKTERFLSQTVLKSIKDSIKTLNSCEKLLPLAETLGIVQRCIDAIAARASSADPSLFGWPMSDGAANRKAILNQPLWNGVEANTRRKGTSRGGATDSWCEELGHLSLPLFQRLILAMKGRDLNPEVIETCLMYYAKKYIPGLSRSSRKTSSSSIPSENEQRELLETIIANLPTEKSSRASSATRILFGLLRTANILNASENCRSALERKIGSQLEQATLDDLLIPSYSYLNETLYDVDCVERILGYFLSGLEEGSVNRIEGEDEHDSVRSAAVMLVGKLIDGYLSEIASDSNLKPEKFCELAVSLPDQARLFDDGLYRAVDVYLKAHPWISEAERERICGVMDCQKLTLEACTHAAQNDRLPLRAVVQVLFFEQLQLRHAIAGTLLAADVPQGEIGRPSDIDIEGEEEEEEAGTGGGVVAAAAARGQEGSSTWRETVRQNQVLRLDMDSMRTRVQDLERECSTMKRAIEKIDKAGSNGRGRGDDDRAQKGGGGGWRKKFGCKFKTQVCDSHEPTVAEARRGRNQRHQ; this comes from the exons ATGGACTCTGAAAAACCCACTTCCAAAGGGCAAGCATG GTTTTGCACTACTGGGTTGCCCAGCGATGTGATAATCGAAGCAGATGACATGACCTTCCATCTTCACAAG TTTCCTTTGATGTCGAAAAGTCGAAAGCTTCATGAATTGATAACAGAGCAGGAGACAAAACCCAGTGGTGCTAGAGTCCAAAAACCAGATGGCGACGGCGATGGCGACGGAGAGATAGAAGAAGAAGGCGTTGAGGACGAGGGtgtggaggaggaggagctgCAATGTCACATCTCGCTCCCTAATTTTCCGGGCGGTTCCGAGACTTTCGAGGCGGCTGCCAAGTTCTGCTACGGCGTCAAGATTGACTTGTCGGCATCCAACGTGGCTCCGCTCCGGTGCGCGGGCGAGTATCTGGAGATGACCGAGGAATATTCCGAGGAAAATCTCATCTCCAAGACGGAGAGGTTTCTTTCCCAGACTGTCCTCAAGAGTATCAAGGACTCCATTAAAACACTCAACTCCTGCGAGAAGCTCCTGCCGTTGGCGGAGACGCTCGGCATTGTTCAGCGATGCATTGATGCTATCGCGGCGAGAGCTTCCTCTGCAGATCCGTCGTTGTTCGGATGGCCGATGAGCGACGGCGCTGCCAACCGGAAAGCGATTCTCAACCAACCTTTGTGGAACGGCGTGGAAGCCAATACTCGCCGGAAAGGCACTTCCAGAGGCGGCGCAACGGACTCGTGGTGCGAGGAGCTTGGCCATTTGAGCTTACCTTTGTTCCAGCGTTTGATTCTCGCGATGAAAGGCCGAGATTTGAATCCAGAAGTTATCGAAACCTGTTTAATGTACTATGCAAAGAAATACATTCCAGGACTTTCACGATCGAGCCGGAAGACGTCTTCATCTTCCATACCTTCAGAGAACGAGCAGAGAGAACTTCTCGAGACTATAATCGCAAATCTCCCAACAGAGAAAAGCTCTAGAGCATCCTCAGCCACTCGAATTCTGTTCGGATTGCTGCGAACGGCGAACATTCTCAATGCTTCGGAGAATTGCAGATCGGCACTGGAGAGAAAAATCGGATCGCAGCTGGAGCAAGCTACGCTCGACGATCTTCTCATTCCCAGCTATTCCTATCTAAACGAAACTCTCTACGATGTAGACTGTGTTGAGAGAATTCTAGGTTATTTCCTAAGCGGTTTAGAAGAGGGATCGGTGAATAGAATCGAAGGCGAGGACGAGCACGACAGTGTCAGATCTGCAGCAGTAATGTTAGTCGGGAAATTGATCGACGGTTACTTATCTGAAATTGCCTCCGACTCTAATTTGAAGCCGGAGAAGTTTTGCGAACTCGCCGTTTCTCTGCCGGACCAAGCTAGACTCTTCGACGACGGCCTCTACAGAGCCGTTGACGTATATCTAAag GCACATCCATGGATTTCAGAGGCGGAGAGGGAGAGAATTTGCGGAGTCATGGATTGCCAGAAACTGACATTAGAGGCCTGCACTCACGCAGCTCAGAACGATCGGCTTCCGCTCAGAGCCGTCGTTCAAGTACTATTTTTCGAGCAACTTCAACTCCGGCATGCCATCGCCGGAACTCTACTAGCGGCAGACGTGCCGCAAGGAGAGATAGGACGTCCGTCGGATATTGATATAGAAGgtgaagaagaggaggaagaggcAGGGACCGGCGGCGGAGTGgtagcggcggcggcggcacgTGGACAGGAAGGGAGCAGCACGTGGAGGGAGACAGTGCGACAGAATCAAGTGCTGCGACTGGACATGGATAGCATGAGAACGCGAGTACAGGACCTGGAGCGTGAGTGCTCCACAATGAAAAGAGCAATCGAGAAGATCGATAAAGCCGGAAGCAACGGCCGCGGCCGCGGCGACGACGACCGTGCTCAGAAGGGCGGAGGAGGAGGATGGCGGAAGAAATTCGGATGCAAGTTCAAGACCCAAGTCTGCGACTCCCATGAACCCACCGTCGCAGAAGCTCGTAGAGGACGAAACCAACGGCATCAATAA
- the LOC116020616 gene encoding histone-binding protein N1/N2 has translation MADEVVNSEGKGSSPERILDTMDAGVKTLGRSDSENNENGENSSKPSVGSLEYADLLTKQGDKASKDKDYAEATECYSRALEIRAMNHGELSPECVQAYYKFGCALLYKAQEEADPLGSVPTKDEESQQNSCKDEPAKSGISAESSVANPTEQGGTSIQNGKEEEDDENEDEEEDDDVTPRDVGANVCEVEEEDESDLDLAWKMLDVARAIVEKQSGDTMEKVDILSALAEVALEREDVETSLNDYLKALSIVERIVEPDSRHIAELNFRICLCLEIGSRPQEAIPYCEKAISVCKSRVQRLTNDVKSLPGQTVPSECTAAESSNMLQSTDSSQDNEAEIETLTGLCSELEKKLEELNQLVSNPTSILQDILGIVAAKAKGAEKSSASVAMSSSQVAAVNSSGDFDSPTASTAHTNGASGVTHLGVVGRGVKRVNLNPITSESKPVKRPSLDPPTNGEGSTS, from the exons ATGGCGGACGAGGTTGTGAATTCAGAAGGCAAAGGCTCCTCGCCGGAAAGGATTCTGGACACCATGGACGCGGGTGTCAAAACGCTCGGGCGCTCGGACTCTGAGAACAACGAAAATGGTGAGAACTCGTCGAAGCCCTCTGTTGGATCTCTGGAGTACGCGGATTTGCTGACGAAACAAGGGGACAAGGCTTCTAAAGACAAAGATTATGCTGAAGCCACGGAATGCTATAGCCGTGCGCTGGAAATCAG GGCTATGAATCACGGGGAGCTTTCTCCTGAATGTGTACAAGCATACTATAAATTTGGATGTGCATTGTTGTACAAAGCTCAAGAGGAAGCTGATCCCCTGGGTTCTGTGCCTACAAAGGATGAGGAATCTCAACAAAATTCCTGTAAAGATGAACCTGCTAAGAGTGGCATAAGTGCTGAATCCTCTGTTGCAAATCCCACTGAGCAAGGTGGAACTTCAATACAAaatggaaaagaagaagaagatgatgaaaatgaagatgaagaagaagatgatg atgtAACGCCAAGAGATGTTGGGGCCAATGTATGTGAAGTTGAGGAAGAGGACGAATCAGACCTGGATTTGGCATGGAAAATGCTGGATGTTGCTAGGGCGATTGTTGAAAAACAGTCTGGGGACACTATGGAGAAAGTAGACATATTGTCAGCTCTAGCAGAGGTTGCTTTAGAGAGGG AGGATGTTGAAACTTCACTCAATGATTACCTGAAGGCATTATCCATTGTGGAGCGTATAGTGGAACCTGACAGTCGGCATATTGCTGAGCT AAACTTCAGGATATGCCTGTGTTTGGAAATTGGTTCTAGGCCCCAGGAGGCCATCCCATACTGTGAAAAAGCTATTTCAGTTTGCAAGTCACGGGTGCAACGGCTCACAAATGACGTAAAGAGTTTACCTGGCCAGACGGTGCCATCAGAGTGTACTGCTGCAGAGTCATCCAATATGTTACAGTCAACTGATTCTTCCCAGGATAATGAAGCAGAAATTGAAACACTGACTGGTCTCTGTAGTGAACTAGAAAAGAAG CTTGAAGAACTTAACCAGCTTGTCTCCAATCCAACATCTATCCTCCAAGATATCCTTGGAATTGTTGCTGCAAAGGCAAAAGGTGCTGAGAAAAGCTCTGCATCTGTAGCAATGAGCTCTTCACAAGTTGCCGCTGTTAATAGTAGTGGAGATTTTGACTCCCCAACTGCGTCCACCGCCCATACAAATGGTGCATCTGGAGTCACACATCTTGGCGTGGTGGGAAGAGGGGTCAAGCGAGTTAatctaaacccaatcacatcaGAGTCTAAGCCGGTGAAAAGACCTTCTCTAGATCCTCCAACTAATGGTGAAGGGAGCACATCCTGA